A stretch of the Massilia varians genome encodes the following:
- the murC gene encoding UDP-N-acetylmuramate--L-alanine ligase, with translation MKHKIKNIHFVGIGGSGMSGIAEVLLNLGYNVSGSDLASNAASQRLAELGARVYTGHSSEHVAGANVVVTSTAVIDTNPEVVAARAAKVPVVPRAIMLGELMRLKRGIAIAGTHGKTTTTSLVASVLAEGGLDPTFVIGGRLTAAGANAKLGSGDYIVAEADESDASFLNLTPMIEVITNIDADHMETYEHDFEKLKAAFVNFTHRLPFYGRVMMCIDDPHVRAILPQVTKPVTTYGFSEDAEVRALDAHAEGVQMHFTVRQQGYPDTKFVLNQPGMHNVLNACSAVAIAREIGIDDASTNLGLQNFSGVGRRFTRYGEVSLPGGGSFTLVDDFGHHPVETEVTLAAARAAYPGRRLVLAFQPHRYSRTRDLFEDFVKVLATPDVLLLADVYAAGEAPIVAADGRALARALRTGGKLEPIFVEAIADMPAAILNVARDGDVVLTMGAGSISGVPHQLTTAKA, from the coding sequence ATGAAGCACAAGATCAAGAACATCCATTTCGTCGGCATCGGCGGCAGCGGCATGAGCGGCATCGCCGAAGTGCTGCTCAACCTCGGCTACAACGTGTCGGGCTCCGACCTGGCGAGCAATGCCGCCAGCCAGCGCCTGGCCGAACTGGGCGCCCGCGTGTACACCGGCCATTCGAGCGAGCACGTGGCGGGCGCCAACGTGGTCGTGACCTCGACCGCCGTCATTGACACCAATCCCGAAGTGGTGGCGGCGCGCGCCGCCAAGGTGCCGGTGGTGCCGCGCGCGATCATGCTCGGCGAACTGATGCGCCTGAAGCGCGGCATCGCGATTGCCGGCACCCATGGCAAGACCACCACCACCAGCCTGGTGGCCTCGGTGCTGGCCGAAGGCGGCCTGGACCCTACTTTTGTCATCGGCGGGCGCCTGACCGCGGCCGGCGCCAACGCCAAGCTCGGTTCGGGCGACTACATCGTGGCCGAGGCCGACGAGTCGGACGCCTCCTTCCTGAACCTGACGCCGATGATCGAGGTGATCACCAACATCGACGCCGACCACATGGAGACCTACGAGCACGACTTCGAGAAGCTGAAGGCCGCGTTCGTGAACTTCACCCACCGCCTGCCGTTCTACGGCCGCGTGATGATGTGCATCGACGACCCGCACGTGCGCGCCATCCTGCCGCAGGTGACCAAGCCGGTGACCACCTACGGCTTCTCGGAAGATGCCGAAGTGCGCGCCCTCGATGCCCACGCCGAGGGCGTGCAGATGCACTTCACGGTGCGCCAGCAGGGCTACCCGGATACGAAATTCGTGCTGAACCAGCCCGGCATGCACAACGTGCTCAACGCCTGCTCGGCGGTCGCGATCGCACGCGAGATCGGCATCGACGACGCCTCGACCAACCTGGGGCTGCAGAATTTCAGCGGCGTCGGCCGCCGCTTCACCCGCTATGGCGAGGTCAGCCTGCCCGGCGGCGGCAGCTTCACCCTGGTGGACGACTTCGGCCACCATCCGGTCGAGACCGAGGTGACCCTGGCCGCGGCGCGCGCCGCCTATCCGGGCCGGCGCCTGGTGCTGGCCTTCCAGCCGCACCGCTACAGCCGCACGCGCGACCTGTTCGAGGACTTCGTGAAAGTGCTGGCGACCCCGGACGTGCTGCTGCTGGCCGACGTCTACGCCGCTGGCGAAGCGCCGATCGTGGCCGCCGACGGCCGCGCCCTGGCGCGCGCGCTGCGCACCGGCGGCAAGCTGGAACCGATTTTCGTGGAGGCGATCGCCGACATGCCCGCCGCCATCCTGAACGTGGCGCGCGACGGCGACGTCGTCCTCACCATGGGCGCCGGCTCGATCAGCGGCGTCCCGCATCAACTGACCACTGCAAAGGCATAA
- a CDS encoding D-alanine--D-alanine ligase, producing the protein MNATTPIIDPAAFGKVGVLFGGRSTEREVSIMSGTGVLNALTSRGVDAHPFDPGTQSLAELAEQKFDRVFIALHGRYGEDGSLQGALEQLGIPYTGSGVMASSVGMDKITTKKIWKMDEIPTPDYMAIDPSTDLDEVLVALGLPMIVKPPLEGSTIGITKVNKADELKAAVELAMGFDPVVLAEEFVTGREFTVAVLGTGKSARALPIVEIVAPEGNYDYQNKYFTDDTRYHCPAQLDAALTEEIQRHAVNAYRALGCEGWGRIDVLVRKEDMRPFLLEVNTSPGMTSHSLVPMAARAVGIGYEDLCLEILASARLKMPKQAKE; encoded by the coding sequence GTGAACGCAACCACTCCCATCATCGACCCGGCAGCCTTCGGCAAGGTCGGCGTGCTGTTCGGCGGCCGCTCCACCGAGCGCGAGGTCTCGATCATGTCGGGCACCGGCGTCCTGAACGCCCTGACATCGCGCGGCGTCGATGCCCACCCCTTCGATCCGGGCACCCAGAGTCTGGCCGAGCTGGCGGAGCAGAAATTCGACCGCGTCTTCATCGCGCTGCACGGCCGCTACGGCGAGGACGGCAGCCTGCAGGGCGCGCTCGAGCAGCTCGGCATCCCCTACACCGGCAGCGGCGTGATGGCATCGAGCGTCGGCATGGACAAGATCACCACCAAGAAGATCTGGAAGATGGACGAGATCCCGACGCCGGACTACATGGCGATCGATCCGTCCACCGACCTCGACGAAGTCCTGGTCGCGCTCGGCCTGCCGATGATCGTCAAGCCGCCGCTCGAAGGCTCGACCATCGGCATCACCAAGGTGAACAAGGCCGACGAGCTGAAGGCCGCGGTCGAGCTGGCGATGGGCTTCGATCCGGTGGTGCTGGCCGAGGAATTCGTCACCGGCCGCGAGTTCACCGTGGCCGTGCTGGGCACCGGCAAGAGCGCGCGCGCCCTGCCGATCGTCGAGATCGTGGCCCCGGAAGGCAACTACGACTACCAGAACAAGTACTTCACCGACGACACCCGATACCACTGCCCGGCGCAGCTGGATGCGGCCCTGACCGAAGAGATCCAGCGCCACGCCGTGAACGCCTACCGCGCGCTCGGCTGCGAGGGCTGGGGCCGGATCGACGTGCTGGTGCGCAAGGAAGACATGCGTCCCTTCCTGTTGGAAGTGAATACCTCGCCGGGCATGACCTCGCACTCGCTGGTGCCGATGGCCGCACGCGCGGTGGGCATCGGCTACGAGGACCTGTGCCTGGAAATCCTGGCGTCCGCGCGCCTGAAGATGCCGAAGCAGGCAAAGGAATAA
- a CDS encoding cell division protein FtsQ/DivIB encodes MWHDVRALNATASSLVALVVLACIGSGVWWLSQLPMFSLRAVTVESMYQLPLRHVNELTVRNGVVGKIRGNFFTTDLEGVRATFESVPWVRRATVRREWPDQLVVEVEEHEALGTWGEDGRLLSVKGDVFTANLAEADDDHELPAFTGPKGSEKEVLARFTELRSLFAPVQLAPMALSLSDRYAWTVKLDNGMSVALGREQDKDTLKKRVQRLVGVYPQLVARLQEGRIDTIDMRYPNGLALSSAALAVPDDVTKPVKPAKKKPNQPNKTTKQT; translated from the coding sequence ATGTGGCATGACGTCCGCGCCCTCAACGCAACCGCCAGCAGCCTGGTGGCGCTGGTGGTGCTCGCCTGTATCGGGTCCGGTGTATGGTGGCTGTCGCAGCTGCCCATGTTCTCGCTGCGCGCGGTGACGGTGGAAAGCATGTACCAGCTGCCGCTGCGCCACGTGAACGAGCTCACCGTGCGCAATGGCGTGGTCGGCAAGATCCGCGGCAACTTCTTCACCACCGACCTGGAAGGCGTGCGGGCCACGTTCGAATCCGTGCCCTGGGTGCGCCGCGCCACGGTACGCCGCGAGTGGCCGGACCAGCTGGTGGTCGAGGTGGAAGAGCACGAGGCGCTCGGCACCTGGGGCGAAGATGGCCGCCTGCTGTCGGTCAAGGGCGACGTGTTTACCGCCAACCTGGCCGAGGCCGACGACGACCACGAGCTGCCGGCCTTCACCGGTCCGAAAGGCAGCGAGAAGGAAGTGCTGGCCCGCTTCACCGAGCTGCGCTCGCTGTTCGCGCCGGTGCAACTGGCGCCGATGGCGCTGTCGCTGTCCGACCGGTATGCCTGGACCGTCAAGCTGGACAACGGCATGAGCGTGGCTCTGGGCCGCGAGCAGGACAAGGACACCTTGAAGAAGCGCGTGCAGCGGCTGGTGGGCGTCTACCCGCAGCTGGTCGCGCGGCTGCAGGAAGGGCGCATCGACACCATCGACATGCGCTATCCGAACGGCCTGGCGCTGTCCTCGGCGGCGCTGGCGGTGCCGGACGACGTTACCAAGCCGGTGAAGCCGGCAAAGAAAAAACCGAATCAACCCAACAAAACAACCAAGCAAACATAA
- the ftsA gene encoding cell division protein FtsA: MTKDAKNLIVGLDIGTSKVVAVVAEVMSDGRHEVIGLGQHESKGLKKGVVVNIEATVESIQRALEEAELMADCKIRNVYAGIAGSHIRSFNSSGMVAIKDKEVTATDVARVIETAKAVNIPTDQQLLHTVPQEFIVDNQEDVREPIGMSGIRLEVRVHIVTGAVSAVQNIVKCVRRCGLEVSDLILQPMASADAVLTTDEKELGVVLIDIGGGTTDIAVFSDGAIRHTAVLPIAGDQITSDIAMALRTPTGEAEDIKIRYGVAKQVLADPGETLEVPGLGDRGPRALSRQALAAVIEPRVEELFAMVHTVVRESGYEGVLSSGIVLTGGSSIMPGMIEMAEDIFLKPARLGTPDYRGQLADVVRSPRYATVLGLLLEAKKQYLRGHIVTRQDGSVKAVWQRMKEWIAGNF; this comes from the coding sequence ATGACTAAAGACGCGAAGAACCTGATCGTCGGCCTCGACATCGGCACCTCGAAGGTGGTGGCGGTCGTGGCCGAAGTGATGTCCGACGGACGCCACGAGGTGATCGGCCTCGGTCAGCACGAGTCGAAAGGATTGAAGAAGGGCGTGGTCGTGAACATCGAGGCCACCGTCGAGTCGATCCAGCGCGCGCTCGAGGAAGCGGAGCTGATGGCCGATTGCAAGATCCGCAACGTCTATGCTGGCATCGCCGGCAGCCATATCCGTTCGTTCAATTCGAGCGGCATGGTTGCGATCAAGGACAAGGAAGTCACCGCCACCGACGTGGCGCGCGTGATCGAGACCGCCAAGGCGGTCAACATCCCGACCGACCAGCAGCTGCTGCACACGGTGCCGCAGGAATTCATCGTCGACAACCAGGAAGACGTGCGCGAGCCGATCGGCATGAGCGGCATCCGCCTGGAAGTGCGCGTGCACATCGTCACCGGTGCGGTGTCCGCGGTCCAGAATATTGTAAAGTGCGTGCGCCGTTGCGGACTCGAGGTCTCGGACCTGATCCTGCAGCCGATGGCGTCGGCCGACGCCGTGCTCACCACCGACGAGAAGGAACTGGGCGTGGTCCTGATCGACATCGGCGGCGGCACCACCGACATCGCCGTGTTCTCCGACGGCGCGATCCGCCATACCGCGGTGCTGCCGATCGCCGGCGACCAGATCACCAGCGACATCGCGATGGCCCTGCGCACGCCGACCGGCGAAGCCGAGGACATCAAGATCCGCTACGGCGTGGCCAAGCAGGTGCTGGCCGACCCGGGCGAGACGCTCGAAGTGCCGGGGCTGGGCGACCGCGGGCCGCGCGCCCTGTCGCGCCAGGCGCTGGCGGCCGTGATCGAACCGCGCGTCGAAGAACTGTTCGCGATGGTGCACACGGTGGTGCGCGAGTCGGGCTACGAGGGCGTGCTCTCGTCGGGCATCGTGCTCACCGGCGGCAGTTCGATCATGCCGGGCATGATCGAGATGGCCGAGGACATCTTCCTCAAACCGGCGCGCCTCGGCACGCCGGATTACCGCGGCCAGTTGGCCGACGTCGTGCGCAGCCCACGCTACGCCACGGTGCTCGGCCTGCTGCTGGAAGCGAAGAAGCAGTACCTGCGCGGACACATCGTCACGCGTCAGGATGGTTCGGTGAAGGCAGTGTGGCAGCGAATGAAGGAATGGATAGCGGGGAACTTCTAA
- the ftsZ gene encoding cell division protein FtsZ: MEFDMVDNAALGTVIKVVGVGGAGGNAVQHMINKGVSGVEFIAANTDAQALAASSANNIIQIGETGLGAGMRPEVGRQLAEQSRSRIEDALRGAHMVFIAAGMGGGTGTGAAPIVAEVAKTMGALTVAVVSKPFSYEGDKCMQVAEAGLEELTKHVDSLIVILNEKLEDIYEDESMLDWMKHADDVLNNAVAGIAEIINVPGHINVDFNDVKTIMSEQGKAMMGTATAAGVDRARIAAEQAVASPLLDGIDLSGAKGVLVNVTASRGLKGKEIKEVMAAVRAFAAPDASIAQGIAYDDAMGDELRVTVVATGLGKNKKMQLVQPQQMLKTGTYNAPVMAGASTVAGGLTMGHAGGDAMGGMKQPAVWRREQASEQVQAMQRNGVETYDIPAFLRKQAD; the protein is encoded by the coding sequence ATGGAGTTCGATATGGTCGATAACGCAGCACTGGGAACCGTTATCAAAGTTGTCGGCGTCGGCGGCGCTGGCGGCAACGCGGTTCAGCACATGATCAACAAGGGTGTGTCCGGTGTCGAGTTCATCGCCGCAAACACGGATGCGCAGGCACTTGCCGCGTCGAGCGCAAACAACATCATCCAGATCGGCGAGACCGGCCTGGGCGCGGGCATGCGTCCGGAAGTGGGCCGCCAGCTCGCCGAGCAGTCGCGTTCGCGCATCGAAGATGCGCTGCGCGGCGCGCACATGGTCTTCATCGCTGCCGGCATGGGCGGCGGCACCGGCACCGGCGCCGCGCCGATCGTCGCCGAAGTGGCCAAGACCATGGGTGCACTGACCGTTGCCGTGGTCTCCAAGCCGTTCTCCTACGAAGGCGACAAGTGCATGCAGGTCGCTGAAGCCGGCCTGGAAGAGCTGACCAAGCACGTCGACTCCCTGATCGTCATCCTGAACGAGAAGCTGGAAGACATCTACGAAGACGAGTCGATGCTCGACTGGATGAAGCACGCCGACGACGTCCTGAACAACGCCGTCGCCGGTATCGCCGAGATCATCAACGTGCCGGGCCACATCAACGTCGACTTCAACGACGTGAAGACCATCATGAGCGAGCAGGGCAAGGCCATGATGGGCACCGCGACCGCCGCGGGCGTGGACCGTGCGCGCATCGCCGCCGAGCAGGCCGTGGCTTCGCCGCTGCTGGACGGCATCGACCTGTCGGGCGCCAAGGGCGTGCTGGTCAACGTGACCGCAAGCCGTGGCCTGAAGGGCAAGGAGATCAAGGAAGTCATGGCCGCCGTGCGCGCCTTCGCCGCACCGGATGCCTCGATCGCACAGGGCATCGCCTACGACGACGCCATGGGCGACGAGCTGCGCGTGACCGTGGTCGCGACCGGCCTGGGCAAGAACAAGAAGATGCAGCTGGTGCAGCCGCAGCAGATGCTCAAGACCGGCACCTACAACGCCCCGGTGATGGCTGGCGCCTCGACCGTGGCCGGCGGCCTGACCATGGGCCACGCGGGCGGCGACGCCATGGGCGGCATGAAGCAGCCGGCCGTGTGGCGCCGCGAGCAGGCGTCCGAGCAGGTGCAGGCGATGCAGCGCAACGGCGTCGAGACCTACGACATCCCGGCCTTCCTGCGCAAGCAGGCTGACTGA
- a CDS encoding peroxiredoxin encodes MTIQIGDRLPEGTLSEFIETETAGCSLGPNTFQVADLAKGKKIVIFGLPGAFTPTCSAQHVPGYVKHADDLRAKGVDEIWCISVNDAFVMGAWGRDQKATGIVRMMADGNGDYSKALGLDADFSKHGMGTRCKRYSMLVEDGVVKALNVETAGFEVSSAEKMLEQLG; translated from the coding sequence ATGACCATCCAGATCGGCGACCGCCTGCCGGAAGGCACCCTGTCGGAATTCATCGAAACCGAAACCGCCGGCTGCTCGCTGGGTCCAAACACGTTCCAGGTCGCTGATCTGGCCAAGGGCAAGAAGATCGTGATCTTCGGCCTGCCGGGCGCCTTTACCCCGACCTGCTCGGCCCAGCACGTGCCTGGCTACGTCAAGCATGCCGATGATTTGCGCGCCAAGGGTGTCGACGAAATCTGGTGCATCTCGGTCAACGACGCCTTCGTGATGGGCGCCTGGGGCCGCGACCAGAAGGCCACCGGCATCGTGCGCATGATGGCCGACGGTAACGGCGACTACTCGAAGGCCCTGGGTCTGGACGCCGACTTCTCGAAGCACGGCATGGGCACCCGCTGCAAGCGCTACTCGATGCTGGTCGAAGACGGCGTCGTCAAGGCGCTGAACGTCGAAACCGCCGGCTTCGAAGTCTCGAGCGCCGAAAAGATGCTGGAACAACTGGGCTGA
- a CDS encoding DMT family transporter: MPLKRPAGNLYSIYAMVLAVFMFALMDTVMKVLSQTYPAIQVAALRSLTSLPLIAVYVGIKVGYGDIFRIRWPLHILRAVLGIAMLSFFAFGIRKLSLAEAYTIFFIAPAIITALSVWFLKERVDLARWIAIGVGLCGVLVVLRPSGAGFLTIGGLAVLGAAAMYAVSAITVGILARTDRSEHMVFWLMLMMSIGAGLLAAPGWVGMRMSDIPLLLGLALSGFIGQLAITEAFARGDASSVAPFEYTALAWAVGLDWLLWQTLPDGWTVVGAAIIIGSGMYLIRHEKVHVESDHP; this comes from the coding sequence ATGCCCCTGAAACGACCCGCCGGCAACCTCTACAGCATCTACGCGATGGTGCTGGCCGTGTTCATGTTCGCGCTGATGGATACGGTGATGAAAGTGCTGTCCCAGACCTATCCGGCGATCCAGGTGGCCGCGTTGCGCTCGCTCACCTCGCTGCCGCTGATCGCCGTCTACGTTGGCATCAAGGTCGGCTACGGCGACATCTTCCGCATCCGCTGGCCGCTGCATATCCTGCGCGCGGTGCTCGGCATCGCCATGCTCAGCTTCTTCGCCTTCGGCATCCGCAAGCTCTCGCTGGCCGAGGCCTATACGATCTTCTTCATCGCCCCGGCAATCATCACCGCGCTCTCGGTCTGGTTTTTGAAAGAGCGCGTCGACCTGGCGCGCTGGATCGCCATCGGGGTGGGACTGTGCGGCGTGCTGGTGGTGCTGCGCCCGAGCGGCGCCGGCTTTCTCACCATCGGCGGCCTGGCTGTGCTGGGCGCGGCCGCGATGTACGCGGTCTCGGCGATCACGGTCGGCATCCTGGCCAGGACCGACCGCAGCGAGCACATGGTGTTCTGGCTGATGCTCATGATGTCGATCGGCGCCGGCCTGCTGGCGGCGCCGGGGTGGGTTGGCATGCGGATGAGCGACATTCCGCTGTTGCTGGGCCTGGCCCTGAGCGGCTTCATCGGCCAGCTGGCCATCACCGAAGCCTTTGCCCGGGGCGATGCCTCGAGCGTGGCGCCCTTCGAATACACGGCCCTGGCCTGGGCGGTCGGCCTTGACTGGCTGCTGTGGCAGACCCTGCCGGACGGCTGGACGGTGGTGGGCGCGGCAATCATCATCGGCAGCGGTATGTATCTGATTCGCCACGAAAAAGTCCACGTGGAGTCGGATCATCCGTAA
- the lpxC gene encoding UDP-3-O-acyl-N-acetylglucosamine deacetylase, with protein sequence MLKQRTIKQVVRTTGVGVHSGTKVELTLRPAPPGAGITFRRVDYDPIVAIPSAADVVGETRMATVLIRDGARVSTVEHLMSACAGLGIDNLTVDVTAEEIPIMDGSAASFVFLLQQAGLEEQDAPKRFIRVLKDVEIRQGSGNNEKWARLSPYDGFKLDFFIEFNHPAVDGTMQRASVDFGDVSYVHDVARARTFGFMQDVETLRGMGLARGGSLENAIVMDEYRILNADGLRYEDEFVRHKILDAIGDLYIVGHPLLASYTAHKSGHALNNELLRKLLATPDAYEWVEFDSLSEAPPSYLRQMTREWAQM encoded by the coding sequence ATGCTGAAACAACGAACCATCAAACAGGTCGTCCGCACCACCGGTGTCGGCGTCCATTCCGGCACCAAGGTCGAACTGACCCTGCGTCCGGCGCCGCCGGGCGCCGGCATCACCTTCCGCCGCGTCGACTACGATCCCATCGTCGCCATCCCGAGCGCGGCCGACGTGGTCGGCGAGACCCGCATGGCCACCGTCCTGATCCGGGACGGGGCGCGCGTCTCCACCGTCGAGCACCTGATGTCGGCCTGCGCGGGCCTGGGCATCGACAACCTGACCGTGGACGTGACGGCCGAGGAGATCCCGATCATGGACGGTTCGGCGGCTTCCTTCGTGTTCCTGCTGCAGCAGGCCGGCCTGGAAGAGCAGGACGCGCCGAAGCGCTTCATCCGCGTGCTCAAGGACGTCGAGATCCGCCAGGGCAGCGGCAACAACGAGAAGTGGGCGCGCCTGTCGCCGTATGACGGCTTCAAGCTCGACTTCTTCATCGAATTCAACCACCCGGCCGTGGACGGCACCATGCAGCGCGCCTCGGTGGATTTCGGCGACGTCTCCTACGTGCACGACGTGGCGCGCGCGCGCACCTTCGGCTTCATGCAGGACGTGGAAACCCTGCGCGGCATGGGCCTGGCGCGCGGCGGTTCGCTGGAAAACGCGATCGTGATGGACGAGTACCGCATCCTGAATGCGGACGGACTGCGCTACGAGGACGAGTTTGTGCGCCACAAGATCCTGGACGCGATCGGCGACCTGTATATCGTCGGCCACCCGCTGCTGGCCAGCTACACGGCCCATAAGTCGGGCCATGCGCTCAACAACGAGCTGCTGCGCAAACTGCTGGCGACCCCGGATGCCTACGAATGGGTGGAGTTCGATTCGCTGAGCGAGGCGCCGCCTTCCTACCTGCGGCAGATGACGCGGGAGTGGGCGCAGATGTGA
- a CDS encoding DciA family protein, translating into MHIYGTKNRQTSIVATDFLRKDDRMASLLPAAMRMARLQSDCAAILPVMAGNTDVISFQDGALVLAVPSSAVAARMKQMLPKLQSALAQRGWAVESVRLKVQVGRAMPDQKPQMRTLELPKTAVQAFEELAESLEDTNQNKDLVAALRRLAEKRK; encoded by the coding sequence GTGCATATCTACGGTACCAAGAACCGGCAGACCTCGATCGTCGCGACGGACTTCCTGCGCAAGGACGACCGCATGGCCAGCCTCCTGCCCGCCGCAATGCGGATGGCGCGCCTGCAGTCCGACTGCGCCGCCATCCTGCCGGTCATGGCCGGCAATACCGACGTGATCTCGTTCCAGGACGGGGCGCTGGTGCTGGCTGTGCCGAGTTCGGCCGTTGCGGCGAGGATGAAGCAGATGCTGCCCAAGCTGCAGTCGGCGCTGGCGCAGCGCGGCTGGGCGGTGGAATCGGTCCGGCTGAAGGTGCAGGTGGGACGCGCCATGCCGGACCAAAAGCCGCAGATGCGCACCCTGGAGTTGCCGAAGACGGCGGTGCAGGCATTCGAGGAACTGGCCGAGTCGCTGGAAGACACCAACCAGAACAAGGATCTGGTGGCGGCCTTGCGCAGGCTGGCCGAGAAGCGCAAGTAA